Proteins from a single region of Drosophila biarmipes strain raj3 chromosome 3R, RU_DBia_V1.1, whole genome shotgun sequence:
- the LOC108027346 gene encoding general transcription factor IIF subunit 1 codes for MSSGSKSTPSAASGGSTSAAAAAAASVASGSASSSSNVQEFKIRVPKMPKKHHVMRFNATLNVDFAQWRNVKLERENNMKEFRGMEEDQPKFGAGSEYNRDQREEARRKKFGIIARKYRPEAQPWILKVGGKTGKKFKGIREGGVGENAAFYVFTHAPDGAIEAYPLTEWYNFQPIQRYKSLSAEEAEQEFGRRKKVMNYFSLMLRKRLRGDEEEEQDPEEAKLIKAATKKSKELKITDMDEWIDSEDESDSEDEEDKKKKEQEDSDDGKSKGKGKKGADKKKKKRDVDDEAFEESDDGDEEGREMDYDTSSSEDEPDPEAKVDKDMKGVAEEDALRKLLTSDEEEEDEKKSDESDKEDADGEKKKKEKGKDEGSKDKKKKKPSKDDKKGKSNGSGDSSTDFSSDSTDSEDDLSNGPPKKKTTSKDKDKEKEKEKESAASSKASTSSSSNANKSRSATPTLSTDASKRKMNSLPSDLTGSDTSNSPTSTPAKRPKNEISTSLPSSFSGGKVEDYGITEEAVRRYLKRKPLTATELLTKFKNKKTPVSSDRLVETMTKILKKINPVKHTIQGKMYLWIK; via the exons ATGTCGAGTGGGTCGAAGTCGACG CCGAGCGCTGCTAGCGGGGGCTCCACGTCCGCAGCTGCCGCAGCCGCTGCCTCCGTCGCCTCAGgatccgcctcctcctcctccaacGTGCAGGAGTTCAAGATCCGGGTGCCCAAGATGCCCAAAAAGCACCATGTGATGAGGTTCAACGCCACGCTAAACGTCGATTTCGCCCAGTGGCGCAATGTGAAACTGGAGCGGGAGAACAACATGAAGGAGTTCCGGGGCATGGAGGAGGACCAGCCCAAGTTCGGCGCTGGATCGGAGTACAACCGGGATCAGCGCGAGGAGGCGCGGCGAAAGAAATTTGGAATTATAGCGCGAAAGTACCGTCCGGAGGCGCAGCCTTGGATCCTGAAGGTTGGCGGCAAGACCGGAAAGAAGTTCAAGGGCATCCGCGAGGGCGGCGTGGGCGAGAATGCCGCCTTTTATGTATTCACCCATGCACCAGACGGCGCCATCGAGGCCTATCCCCTGACCGAGTGGTACAACTTCCAGCCCATTCAACGATACAAATCCCTGTCGGCGGAGGAGGCCGAACAGGAATTCGGTCGCCGCAAGAAGGTGATGAACTACTTCTCCCTTATGTTGCGGAAGCGTCTGCGcggcgacgaggaggaggagcaggatccAGAGGAGGCCAAGCTGATAAAGGCAGCCACCAAAAAGTCCAAGGAGCTCAAGATCACTGACATGGACGAATGGATCGATTCCGAGGATGAGTCCGACtcggaggacgaggaggacaagaagaagaaggagcAGGAGGACAGCGACGACGGAAAGTCCAAGGGCAAGGGCAAGAAGGGCGCAGacaagaaaaagaagaagcgGGATGTGGATGACGAGGCTTTCGAAGAGTCGGACGATGGTGACGAGGAGGGTAGAGAAATGGACTACGACACCAGCTCCAGTGAAGA CGAACCAGATCCGGAGGCAAAGGTGGACAAGGACATGAAGGGAGTGGCCGAGGAGGATGCACTGCGGAAGTTGCTTACATCCgacgaagaggaggaggacgagaaGAAGTCTGATGAGTCCGACAAGGAGGACGCCGATGGCGAGaagaaaaagaaggaaaaggGCAAGGACGAGGGATCCAAGgacaaaaagaagaagaaaccGTCCAAGGACGACAAGAAGGGCAAGTCAAACGGCAGCGGAGACTCGTCCACAGacttcagctccgacagcaCGGACTCCGAGGACGACCTCAGCAATGGGCCGCCCAAAAAGAAGACCACCTCCAAGGACAAAgacaaggagaaggagaaggaaaaAGAAAGCGCTGCCAGCAGCAAGGCCtcgaccagcagcagcagcaacgccaACAAATCGCGCTCGGCTACGCCCACGCTCTCGACGGATGCCAGCAAGCGCAAGATGAACAGCCTGCCCAGCGATCTCACCGGCTCGGACACCAGCAACAGTCCCACCAGCACCCCCGCGAAGAGGCCCAAGAACGAGATCAGCACCTCGCTGCCCTCTTCCTTCTCTGGCGGCAAAGTCGA GGACTACGGCATTACAGAGGAGGCAGTGCGTCGCTATCTCAAGCGAAAACCCCTTACAGCCACCGAGTTGCTTACCAAGTTCAAGAACAAGAAGACGCCGGTCTCGAGCGACCGGTTGGTCGAGACCATGACGAAAATCCTGAAGAAGATAAATCCCGTCAAGCACACCATCCAAGGGAAAATGTATCTCTGGATCAAGTAG
- the LOC108027347 gene encoding uncharacterized protein LOC108027347: MSRNVTLSDEQSRLNARLEAHMVYICPECGKAFRTQAEWRQHLNTKHDYLKKTYSDFNFIQIDERFHECQLCFKWVENAHKTIALLQYHYFMHLEHSETYRCVHCRMAYTRRRALNVHLLDTHMREIEKYENKLRQMKRQQQTKTATVAGSGPASPTKGRGRPKGSVNRKQKDLLQKALMDIDLNTELEKSPTQPAAAAATVPAVANKVNTNVSEQNLDRCLNAYEDIVRKEEEKLPKFEDDLDALCQEIFEDGPITTKGRPKADEEQRPVETQLPQDNQEVVIIEIDALGKEEVAQLKKEMKSDPVVPAAKRRRISTTPTRDSDSEMSNNGLIKLVSYLCPNCGKEIASMDGWRAHVFKKHDFEHIVENSFKIMEQGRKAMCLHCREVQPTTNRSLLQKHYFKHLPYRSYLKCTLCDRTKTSTSKILNHIRYNHQEELQRKNKTQLLIKPEPKWFSPNRSGKANKPDEAASDGEEDGDEEGLVCEHCNKTFKTKWRHERHVGACRKAGVIRPSSPVEGTVEAMLSNLREGHIRMNAIWKAMQREKV, from the exons atgtCGCGGAACGTGACCCTCTCGGACGAGCAGAGCCGCCTCAACGCGCGCCTGGAGGCGCACATGGTATACATATGCCCTGAATGCGGGAAGGCCTTTCGCACACAGGCCGAGTGGCGTCAGCATCTGAACACG AAACACGACTATCTGAAGAAGACCTACTCGGACTTCAACTTCATCCAGATCGACGAGCGCTTCCACGAGTGCCAGCTGTGCTTCAAGTGGGTGGAGAACGCCCACAAGACGATTGCCCTGTTGCAGTACCACTACTTCATGCACCTGGAGCACAGTGAAACCTACCGCTGCGTGCACTGCCGCATGGCGTACACAAGGCGCAGGGCTCTGAACGTCCACCTCTTGGACACGCACATGCGGGAGATCGAGAAGTACGAGAACAAACTGCGACAGATGAAACGGCAGCAGCAAACGAAGACGGCCACTGTGGCAGGATCTGGTCCAGCGAGCCCTACAAAGGGACGCGGCCGCCCCAAAGGGTCCGTGAACAGAAAGCAAAAGGATCTGCTGCAAAAGGCGCTCATGGACATCGATCTGAACACGGAGTTGGAGAAATCTCCCACTcaaccagcggcagcagcggcaacagttCCTGCTGTCGCCAATAAAGTCAATACAAATGTCAGTGAGCAAAATCTGGACAGGTGTTTGAATGCCTACGAGGACATTGTGCGCAAGGAGGAGGAAAAGCTGCCCAAGTTTGAAGACGATTTGGATGCCCTTTGCCAGGAGATCTTTGAGGATGGACCAATCACCACCAAGGGCAGGCCAAAAGCAGATGAAGAGCAGCGACCAGTGGAAACGCAACTGCCTCAGGATAATCAGGAGGTGGTCATCATTGAGATCGACGCTCTTGGCAAGGAGGAAGTGGCCCAGCTGAAGAAGGAGATGAAATCAGACCCAGTCGTTCCAGCGGCTAAGCGTCGTCGCATCTCAACGACGCCCACCCGTGACTCAGACTCTGAGATGTCCAACAACGGCTTGATTAAACTCGTGTCGTACTTGTGCCCAAACTGCGGCAAGGAAATCGCGTCCATGGATGGATGGCGCGCGCACGTTTTCAAGAAGCACGACTTCGAGCACATTGTCGAGAACAGCTTCAAGATCATGGAGCAGGGGCGCAAGGCCATGTGCCTGCACTGCCGCGAGGTGCAGCCAACAACCAATAGGTCGCTTCTCCAAAAGCACTACTTTAAACATCTGCCCTACAGATCCTACCTCAAGTGCACCCTCTGCGATCGCACCAAGACCAGCACCTCAAAGATTCTCAACCATATCCGCTACAATCACCAGGAGGAGCTGCAGCGCAAGAACAAGACGCAATTGCTCATAAAACCAGAGCCCAAATGGTTCAGTCCGAATAGGTCCGGCAAAGCAAACAAGCCGGATGAAGCTGCTTCTGATGGCGAGGAGGATGGCGACGAGGAAGGCCTCGTTTGCGAGCACTGTAACAAAACATTTAAGACCAAATGGCGCCACGAACGCCATGTAGGCGCATGCAGAAAGGCTGGCGTTATCCGGCCATCATCCCCAGTCGAAGGCACCGTCGAAGCCATGCTCAGTAATCTGCGAGAGGGGCACATTCGAATGAACGCCATCTGGAAAGCGATGCAGCGTGAAAAGGTTTAA